TGTAGAACTCGTGCGAGCCGACGACGAAGCTTTCCGATCCGATGCCGAACAGCTTCGACTCGACGGCGTCGATGTTGTGGGCGGGGGAGAGTTTCTCCTCCAGCACGGCGTCGAGGCTGGCCTCCAGACGCTGGCGGAAGCCGAGGCGGTCCGCTGGCAGGTCCTTCATGCCGTCGGGAACCCAGATGTTGGTCACGCAGGGGCTGCCGAGCTGCTCGCCGATGACGGCACCGATCTGGCGGCTGGCGCGGCAGTGGGCGATCCAGAAATCGCGGATGCCCTGGTCCGGGCTGCTCAGCGTAAAGCCCGCATCGGCATTGGGGTGGGAGAAGCAGGACGGGTTAAAGTCCATGCCCAAGCCCTGCTGACGGCACCAGTCGATCCAGCTCTGAAAGTGTGCGGGCTCAATGGCGTCGCGGTCCACGCTCTTGCCGCCGAAGTCGCCGTACATGGCGTGCAGGTTGAGCCGGTGACTCCCCGGCAGCAGCGAAAGCGCCTGTTCCAGGTCCTGACGCAGCTCGTCGATGGAGCGGGCCTTGCCGGGGTAGTTACCGGTCACGGCCAGGCCGCTGCCCAGCGTGCCGTCGCCGCCCTCAAAACCGCCCACGTCGTCCCCTTGCCAGCAGTGCAGCGAGATCGGGGTCGAAGTCATGGCTTCGAGCGCTTTTTCCACATCGACGCCGAGGCTGGCGTATTTGTCTTTTACCTGGTCAAACATGGGTATCCGTAAGTTTAAGGGGTTGGGGTTGGGAGTTTGAGAGTTTGAAAGTTTGGGGTTTGAGAGTTTTTTGGGGGATGAGTTGGGGGAGGGGGAATGGCGGGCAGTATAGCAGGTAAGGCCGGAAATCGCCATGCACGGGCTGACTTCTTGTTTGCACTTTTTGACAGGATTTCGGAGGGTGTTCTCACGCCATGCCCGCCCGCCTGGATACTTTCAGCCGTTACCTGCCGCCCGACCCTCAGTCCACCCGCTGGGGCTGGCGACTGATCGACGCCGGACGGCAGCAGGTTCCTGCGGGCGGGGACTATCCGTTGGCCGGACATCCGCTGGCGTACTTTTTTGATAAAAATGGTCGCCGCACGCTGCCAGAGTTTCAGCTCGTGATGATTACCGCCGGGAGCGGGCATTTTCAGTCGCGGTCATGTCCGGAGCGCACCGTTGGCGCGGGAGATACGCTGCTGCTTTTTCCCGGCGAATGGCACCGCTACGGGCCTTCGCCGCGTACCGGGTGGACGGAGTATTGGCTCGGTTTCGAAGGGGAGGAGGCGGCCCGCATCATGAAAACTTTTTTCAGCCGCAGTCAGCCAGTCCAGCCGGGGGCCTACACCGCCGAGGCGATCCGGATTTTTGACCAGTTGATGGACTGGCTGCGCCACCCCCGCCCCGGCGGGGAGCAGGTGACGGCCAGCTTTATTCCGCAACTGCTGGCCTTGCTCCGGGCCGGAAGTGCGGGCACGGGCACGCATCGGGGGCGAGAGGAGGAGCTTGTCATGGCCGTGCGTGCGCGTCTCATGGCCGATCCGGCTGAACGCGCCGACCTGCCCGCGCTGGCGGCAGAGCTGGGCGTGAGCTACTCCCTGCTGCGGGGGTTGTTCCGGCGGCACACGGGCCATTCGCCCCGGCAATTCGAGAACTTGATCCGTCTCAACCGTTCGCGGGATTTGCTGGCGGCGGGCGAAAGCGTCACCGCCACCGCCGCCAACCTCGGCTACGCCAGCGTGCATTACTTCTCGCGGGCGTTCAAGCGGCAGTTCGGCCAAGCTCCGCAGCAGTGGCGCGAGCGGCGGGGCATGGTCAGTTAAGCAATTCAGTCGCAACGGGCGCGAATAAGGCACCACGGCACAAAGACTTTTGCTTGCTCAAGCCTTTGTGCCTTTGCGTCTTTGCGGTTAAAATAAAACTTAAACCGTCTTGGCGGGAGCTTCGCCATCGATCTCGCCGGGGCGGTGATGGGTGCGGCCCCGCAGGTCCTCCAGGATGACATAAAAACACGGCACGAGCACAAGCGTGATGAGAGTCGCGAAGAGGATGCCGAAACCGAGTGAAATCGCCATCGGGATCATAAACCGGGCCTGGCGCGAGGTTTCCAGAATCATCGGGAAGAGCCCGCCGAAGGTGGTCAGGGTGGTCAGCACGATGGCGCGGAAGCGCGCGGTGGCCGCGCCCGTGACGGCTTCGGCGGCGTTACGACCCTCTTTGCGCAGCCGGTTGGTGAAGTCGATCAGCACGAGCGAGTCGTTGACCACGACGCCGCTCAGGGCCACGATCCCCAACAGGCTCATGAGCGAGAGGTTGTAGCCCATGATGATGTGCCCGATGACAGCCCCGACGATTCCGAACGGAATCGCGAGCATGACGATAGCCGGTTGCAGGTAGCTGTTGAAGGGGATGGCCAGCAGCGCGTAAACCGCCAGCAGCGTCATTGCGAGGCCGATAATCATGGCCTGTACGCTGTCGTTCATGTCAGCCTGACGGCCCTCATAGGAATAACTCAGTCCGGGGTAACGGGCCACCAGGTCGGGCAGGACATGCGCGGAGAGGTCCGCCGTGATCAGCGGCGCGTCCGCAGGGTCCGCCGTGTCGGCGGTGACGGAGAGCACGCGGCGGCCGTCGCGGCGCGAGATACTGGTAAAGGCGCGGTCGCGCTCGATGGTGACGACATCGGCCAGGGGAACTTCACCACCGCTGGGCGTCATCAGGATGAGCGAGTCCACATCGGCTTCCGAACTGCGTTCGGCCTCGGGCAGCCGGACCATGACCTTGATCTCGTGGCGGCCCCGCAACTGCCGCAGCGCCTCTGAGCCGTAGAACGATCCGCGCACCTGCCGGGCCACGTTGCGGGCGGTCAGGCCGAGGCTCTGGCCCTCGGGTTTTAGCCGCAGGTTGAACTGCTCCTTGCCCGGCTGGAAGCCGTCGTTGGCGTCCGTGACTTCGGGGTATTCGAGCAGGGTGTTGGCCAGGTCTTCGGCGGCTGCCTCCAGGGTGGGGATGTTGCGGTGGCTCAGTTCCACGGTGACGGCCTGGCCGGAGCCCGGACCGCCCCGGTCCGAGGCGAAGGAGGAGGTATCCACCCCGTAGAGGGTGCCGACTTTTTCACGCCATTTTCGGGTAAACTCCAGTGTGGAAATGGGCCGGGTGTCGGCGTCGGTCAGGTAAACACGAAAGGTGACAATGTGGCTGCCGCCGCTCCCGACCACGGAGTAGATGCCCTTGCTCAACTGGTCGCCGCCGTTTTCGGCAACGACGGCCTCGGCGGCCTGAAGCACTTGCTGACGGATACGTTCGGTCTGGGACACGGGGGAGCCATAGGGCAGCTCGACCGAGGCGTAGGCGAAGTCTTGCTCGACGCGCGGCATCAGGATCATCCGCATGCGTCCGCTGTCCACCCAGGCGAAGATCAGCGACATGGCACACAGGCCGATGGCGCAAACCACATAGCGCCAGCGCAGGGTACGGCTCAGCCACGGGTGGTAGCGGTTGTTCACGAAACGGGTGAAGGCTTTGCCGAAGCGCTGCTGGAGGTGGTGGAGCTTGCCGCCGATGCCGTGCGGGTGGATGTCCTTCTGGTGGCTGAGGTGGGCGGGCAGGATGTAGAGCGACTCGATCAGGGAGACGGAAAAAACCGAGATGACGACCACCGGGATGACGCCGAAGATTTTCCCCATCATGCCGGGCACGAAGAACAGCGGCATGAAGGCGGCGATGTTGGTCAGCACACTGAAGACCACGGGCATGGCTACTTCGCGGGTCCCGTCGATGGCGGCCAGGAAGAAGGGCTTGCCGGACTGGTGGTGGCTGTAGATGTTTTCGCCCACCACGATGGCGTCGTCCACCACGATCCCCAGTGTGATGATGAACGCGAACATCGAAATCATGTTGATGGTGGCGTCGAACATGGGGAAGAACAGGAACGCCCCCAGGAACGAAATGGGAATCCCGAGCATGACCCAGAAGGCCAGCCGCGCTTCGAGAAAAACGCCCAGCACGAGCAGCACCAGGACGAGGCCCATCATGAGGTTTTTCAACAACAACTCGGCGCGCTGGGAGTAGATCTCGGAGCGGTCGTCGAGCACATCGATATAAACGCCGTGGGGGAGCGTTTCCTTCAGCTTGGCCACCTCGTCCCTCACCGCGCTGGCCACGCCGATGGGGGTCTGGTCGCCGATGCGGTACACGTCGATGAGCACCGCGCGGTCACCGTTGTAGTAGGCGTACTGGTCGGTATCTTCAAAACCATCCTCGATCGTGGCGATATCCTTGAGTAGGACGCGCACCCCGTCGTTGCCGCTGACGATGGGGATATCCGCGAACTCCCGGGCGTAGTCGCGGCGCTGCTTGAGGCGCACGAGGATTTCCCCCGAAACGGTGTCAACCCCGCCCCCGGCCATGTCGAGCGCGGAATTATTGATCGCGTCGGCCACGTCGCCGAGCGTCAGCCCGTAACGGCGCAGGGTCTCGCGCGGGACGGTGATCGTGACCTCGTAGTCCCTCGCCCCCGAAAGCTCGACCTGGGTGACGCCGCCGTTGGACAAGAGTGAGTCGCGGACGGTTTCCGCTACCGAGCGCAGTGTCCACTCGTCCAGGTTGCCGTGGATGGCGAGCGTGACCACATCGCGCTTGCGGCTGACGATGGACACGGTCGGTTCTTCGGCTTCGTCGGGAAAAGTCGTGATGCGGTCAACTTCGTTTTTGATGTCGGCGGCGAGTTGCTGGAGGTTCTCGCCCTCGATCAGCTCGACCTGGACCGAGCCGCTGCCTTCACTGGCGGTGGAGGTGACTTCCTTGACCCCGTCGAGCCCCTGCACGGCCTCTTCCACCGGCAGAATGATACTCTGCTCGACCTCCTCAGGGCTGGCGCCGGGATAGCTCACCCTGATGTTGACTATGTCCAGCTCGAACTCTGGGAATATTTCCTGTTTCGCCCGCAGGGCGAAGATCAGCCCGCCCACGATGAAAACCGCCATGAGCAGGTTCGCCGTCACTGAGTGCCCGGCCATCCAGGCGATGGTGCCACGACGGCGGAGTTTGTCAGGTGTATTCATGTTTGGATACTAAAGTGGTTGGTGGGTTTTTTCGCTTACTGGAAACGCAGGCGCTTCATCAGGAAGGGCCACAGAGCCAGGATCAGGCCGGGCATGAAAAGGATGCACAGGGCATAGGCCATGACAGGGCGGGACCAGCCCGCCGTGGTGATCGCCATACAAATGGCCCCGGCCATGAACTGCGTGAAAATGATCGTCGAGGAGGCCGCGCCGATGTCTTCGCGCACTTGCTCAAGGATGAGGTGGTTACTGAGCGGCCGGCTCAGCCCGGCGAAGAACGCGAAGCCCGAGGCCCCCAGCGTGAAGAACGCGAAGTGCCAGTTGCCCAGGGCCAGGAGGATGAAGGACATGGTGACGCTGCCGCAGAGGCTGGCGAAGATCAGTTGCCGGTCGCTGAAGCGCTGGAGCAGGCGGGTGCAGGTAAACGCCCCGCTCATGGACAGGAGCGGAGCCACCGCGAAGAGCAGGCCGAAGGTCTGTTCGCTCAGCCCGTACCTTTCCATGTAAACCGTTCCGGCAATACCGACGTAGCCCAGCATGGGGGCGGCCAGCAGGCACATGCTGCTGTTGGCCAGGACGAAGTTGCGGTTGCGGGCGAGGCGGGCGTAGCGCTTCACTGCCGCCACCACGCCGCCGCCTTCGAGCTTGGCGGCGCTCTCGCGAAAATAAAACGCGGCAATCGCCAGCAGTCCGAGTCCGACCAGCGACAGCAACAGGAATATGATGCGCCACGTTGCTACGCGCAGGATGAGCGCTCCCACACTGGGGGCGACCATCGGGGCGATGGAAATGATGATGCCGATCCAGGCGAGCATCTGCTGGCGTACGCGTCCCTCGAAGCAGTCCCGGCAGTAGGCCATCGTCATGGCAGAGGGGGCCGCTGCCGTCACCCCCTGAAGGATACGGGCGAGGATAAACCAGACCGGTCCGGTCGCCATGGCGCACAGGGCGGACGCGATTGAAAAGCCCAACAGCCCGCCGAGCAGGACGGGCCGCCGGCCCACGCGGTCGGAGAGCGCGCCGAAGAAGAGCAGGCTCACGCTGAAGGCGACAAACCAGAGCACCAGCGAGAGATTGATCTGGCTGATGGGAGCGTCCCACTGCTCGGCGATGTGGGGGATCGCTGCCAGGTACATGTCCGTGGACAAGGGCGGCGTCGCGCTCAGCATGGCCAGAAAAAGGACCAGCAGGCGCCGGGGGCGTTGCTGTTGCTGTTGAGCTTCGTTCACGGGGCGGCCTCCCCGTTCGTGGAGAGCGGGTTTTCCACTTCGGCCACGAGCAGCTTGAGTCCGGGGGCGGGCATGGAGAGGTTACTTAATACGAGTCGCTCGCCCACTTCTAGCCCGTCGGCCACGATGACGGATTCGTCGCCCATCCAGACTGGCGAGAGGGGGCGGATCTCCAGTTGGTCGTTGTCTCCGACGATCCACACGCGGCTGCCTTCATGGAAGCTTTCGCGGGGCAGTTGGAAAATGTCCTTCAACTCGGTGCCGTCGATCTCCACCCGTACGTAATCGCCCAGCAGGAGAGCGGGCTGGCCGCGGTTTTCGGGCTTGATCGCGAGTGGGTCTTCCACCGCCACGAGCAGACGGGCCATGCGCCCGGCCGGGTCGAGGTCGCCCAGCAGGGCCACGACATAGGCTTCGCGGTAGCGGGATGTAGTGGAGTTTGGATACACACGTGCACGGCTGCCGCTGGTTTCACCGGGAGCCGGGATGGTCAGCCAGCCGAGTTGGGACTCGGGCACGGCCACCTGTACCCAGTAGGTGTCGAGTCCGGCCAGCGTGGCCACCGTCGATTGCTGAGGGATGTAGGAGCCCATGTCGGCGTTTTTCTCCAGCACGATGGCGTTAAAGGGGGCGACAATACGGGTGCGCTCGAGGTCGAGCTTGGCGTCGTCGAGGTTGGCCTGAGCCGTGGCGACCGTCGCCTTGGCCGACTGGAGCTGCGGCTCGCGCAGGGCGAGCGAAGAGTTGGCACCGGAGACTTCGGCCGCTTCCTTGATTAGCTCCCACTCGCGACGGGCGATGGTTTGGCTGCCGTCTTCGATGGCGAGGGAACTCTGGGCCTGGAGGAGATTGGCCTCGGCCTGCTGGAGCGCGATTTGGTAGTCACGGTCGTCCAGGCGCAGGAGTAGTTCGCCTTTTTCGAGCATTCTGCCTTCGGAGAAGTGCTCACCCATCTCAACCACTTCACCTCCGACCTGGGCGCGGATTTCCACGGACTTTTGCGGGATGACCGCGCCCATGCCCTCGACCACAACACGGGCATCGGTGCGGGCGAGTTTTATCGCCTCGACGTTGGCCTGCATCGGGGCGGGAGGGCGGCGGGAAGTCGCCGGCCCGGTTTCTATCAACAGAAAGCTGCCGCCAACGGCGATCAGGGCCACTACGAGGAGGGCAATCGTTCGCCGCCAGGGAAAGCGGCGTTCGGCGCGGGATGCTTGTTCGTCTGACATGGGTGTGGTGGGAAAGTCTTGGTTACTGGGCGTCTGAACTGTCGCCATTGAAAACTTCGGCGATGGCGGGGACGAAGGGAATGGTGTCTTCCGGTGAAAGGATCGGGCCGGGCTGCGGGTTTTCCAGCGGGATGTTGCCACCGAGGGCGAGGTGGAGGTCGATGCGGGACTGGAGAACCTGGGAGACGGCATCAATGCGCTCGCGCTGGAGCCCTTGGAGAGTCGAGAGGGAGGAAATCACATCCAGGTAGTCCGTCTGGCCGTTGATGTAGCGCAGTTGTGCTTCGGTGAATTCCTGCTTCGCGGCCACCAGCTCGACATCGAGCGCGGCCAGCGCTTGCGTGTACCAGTACTCGTTGGCGAGCGCGTCGCGGACTTCCTTGTAGGCGGTCAGGACGATAGATCGGTACTGGAGCATGGCCTGGCGGGCGAGCGCGAGCTGGCGCTCGACCTCGGCCTGGCGCGCTCCGGCGTCAAAAAGCGGCTGCGCAAGCGAGGCGACGAACGAACCGGACCACGAGTCGAACACGTCGCTGAAGGCCTGAGCGGTGCTGGTCGCATCCGCGCTAAGTGAAATGCGCGGCAGGCGGTCGGCCTTGGCTCCGGCCACGTTCCAGCTGGCCGATTCCAACTCCAAGTAAGCGGCGCGGACATCGGGCCGCTGCGTCAGCAGGTCGGAGGGAATGCCGGTCGACGGGGTCGGCGGCAGCGCGGGAAGTTCGTGGTTGCCGTCCAGATCGTAAACCTGATCGGCGGGGACGCCGAGCAGGAGCGCCATCTGGTTCTGGAGCAGGCGGATCTGGCGCTCGGCTTCGGGCAGGCGGGCCTCTGCTGCCGCGAGCAATTGACGTTGCTGGAGAACGGCGAGGGCGTTCGACTGGGCGTTGGCGAAGCGCAGGAGGATCAGTTCAAGCTGGGTGCGGTTGGTGGCTACCTGGTCGTTCAGCAGGCGCAGGCCTTCGCGGTAGGCCAGCAGCCCGATCCAGGTCGAGGCAATATCCCCGCTGAGGGTGAGGGCGGTGGCCTGCACGTCAAAGCTGCTCGCCTCGGCCTGGGCCTGGGCGCTTTCGGAGCCAGCCCGGATGCGACCCCACAGGTCCACCTCGTAGCCGATGCCGGTCCCGAGTCCCCAGCCGTCGGTAGTGGCCGACCCGCTCCCAAAGGTGCGCGTCTTGCTCCAGGACCCGCTGGCATCGACGGAGGGGTAGAGGTCGGCTCCGGCGATGACCGCCTCGGCTTGCGCCTGGCGCAGGCGGGCCCAGGCAGAGGCCAGATCGAGGTTGCCGCTCATGGCCTGGTCTTCGAGGGCGTTGAGGTCGGGCCGGTTGAAAGCGGTCCACCACTGCTCCTGTTTGGCTGCGGCGGAGACCTCGTCGGTATCGCCATAGGTGGAGGGAAGCGGCTGTGTGGTGTCGGCGGACGGGGTCTGGGCCGTGTACTGGCAACCGGCCAGCGCCAGCGCGGCGCCGAGTGTCACTCCCATGCGGAACAAGCTATTCACGGTCTCTGATCTCCTTTTGTTTTTCACGGACACCGGCCAGCGCGAAGCGGACAGTGTGCTCGATCACGGTATCGACATTGAACGGGCGGTGGCGTTTCGTGCGGATCGCCATTTCGCGGATGGCCCGGCTGAAATTAAAGAATTGAAACAGAGCTATGATCGACAGGCGGCACAGGGCGCGGTCTTCCTCCGTGGCCTGTTCGCCGAGCAGTTCGCGGACGATGTCGATCAGCGCGCTGCGTTCGCATTCGATCACTTCGGAAAAGATATACTCCAACTGCTCGGTGGGGTCCGCCATTTCCTTGACGAACATGCGCGGGAAAAGGCTCCCGGCCCCGGTGTCGAAAATACGGCGGCAGTGGGTGGCGAGGTAGGCGCGGAGGCGATCCTCGGCAGGCGCTTCGCCCATGTCGGGCAGGGGATACTCGCGCTGGGCCTCGGCGAAGGCGTAGCGGAGCGCCTCGGCATAGAGCCCGAGCTTGTCCCCGAAGTGATAGTTGGCCGCCGCCTGGTTGGCCCCGGCCTCTTGGCAGATCACGGCCAGGGTGGCACGGTTGTACCCGTGCGCGGCGAAAGTCTCCGCTGCCGCCTTGAGCAGGCGTTCGCGGGTTTCGCAGGCTTTTTTTACATGCTGGCTCATGTCCTGCGGGATAGAACGCCAGATTCCAATAAAGGTTTCAAATAAACATTTGAAATTTTTATTTTAATAAAGCGCGCCGCGCACACCGCTTAAGCGGAACTGTTAACCGGCTGTGGCTGCGCTTAAAACGGCGGCTCGGCTGGGCTGGTTTCTCGACAAGTCCGTCCAGCCGTGGCCAGAATCCTTTTTCCGGAAGGGCGGCGACTGCCACCCACCGCCATGATTTATCCAAAGCGCCCATGAAAGAAATTCCCGAGACCATACTCAAAGCCTTCGCCGAAGACCGCGAAGGGGTCTGCTGTCTGGCTACCGCGAGCACCGAAGGCGTCCCAAACGTCGTTTACGTGGGCATCGTGGGGCATTGCGCGGAGGGCTTTTTTGTGGCCAACAACTATTTTAACAAGACAAAGACAAACCTGGAGGCCAACCCGCACGCGTCGCTGCTTTTTCTCACCAAGGAGCGTAAGGCCTATCAGATCAAGGGGACGGTCAGCTTCCACACCGAGGGGCCAGTCTATGACGCGATGAAAGCGATCAACCCGGACAAGTACCCCGGCCACTCGGCAGCGCTTTTCACCGTCGAATCGATCTACAGCGGAGCCGAGCAACTGGTCTGAGGGGCCGTTTGGGCGGCGCGGGGCGCGAACAGATCTTCGTTGATGGTTCATGAAGACAGAAAAGCCCGGACGCGCTAACGCATCCGGGCTCTACTGCTGCTGTTCGTATTGACCTCTTGAAAAATTATTTTACGCGCTGGATATTGCGGCGCAGGATGCCGAGAGCCTGTGTATGTATCTGGCAGATACGGGCTTCGGAGACACCGAAGATTTCTGCGATTTCGGCCAGGCGCATGCCCTCGTAGTAGTACATCGCGAGGACTTTCTTCTGGCGGTCCGGGAGTTCGGCGATCATGTCGGCCATGAGATCGATGTATTCGCTCTTTTCCAGATCCTCGTAGCACGGGCGGCTGTTTTGATCGGGAATGGATTCGTGCAGGTTGGCGTCCGTGTCGTCGTCCTGGCCGGGGGCTCCGTCGAGAGAGACGAGGACGACCGGGCGAGCCTTCTGCTGGTAGCGTTCGAGTTCGGCCAGGGTCAGGCCCATGGCATCGGCGATTTCGGCATCGCGCGGGGCGCGGCCGAGCTTCTGCTCAAGTTCTTCGACCACTTTACCCAGTTCGCGGACCTTGGCCCGGCGGGTGCGGGGGAGGGAGTCCATGCGGCGGAGTTCGTCGAGGATGGCACCGCGGATACGAAGGGAGGCATAGGCCTTGAAGGTGCCGGACTGCTCGGGGTCGAACTTCTGGACAGCGGCAATCAGGCCGGTCAGCCCGACGCTGTGAAGTTCTTCAAAATCGGCGCAACGCGGCAGGTATGAAAGCATGCTCTTCACCACGGTATTGACGAGCGGGTAGTGCTCCTCAAGCAGCTCGCTCTGGATGACATCCATGACGCGGGGCTTGTTCTTGGAGGCGGTGGTGTGTGGTTTCATAGCGTTGTATTGTAGAAGAGTAGCGTTGTTTCGCTTGTTCTTGAACCACATGCCGTGCCATTTGTTTTTTGTGTTTTGTAAGTATCTGTCTGTTAGGAATATATATATAAATATAAAAAACAAAAGATTGAGCCCTAAGTGTTTGCTATTCTTTTGCAGTGCAAATTGTGTATTTTGCATTGCATTTATAATGCTATTTGTTGGGCAGGGAAAAACTTTCTGGTTTATAGGTAAAAGGCCCGTGGTGAAAACCGGACCATTCGGTTCTGCCACGGGCCTGAAGCGGACCTTGTTTTTGTCTGTAACCAGAGATGTCGGACAGTGCCTGGCCTTGTTCAGGCCGTCAGCGTGAGGCTTGAGGCAGGACTCCGGTAGATGTTATGTGCTCACGGGCTACCTTTACCAGCCGATCCAGGCGAACTGCCCACTGTCGGCGGAGAGACTGATTTTACCGCCGGAGTGAGCGTCACCGAGCGCGCCGATGTTGCAGGCGCTATCGAAGAGCAGGGCTCCGGCGTCCGGCTCCA
The DNA window shown above is from Ruficoccus amylovorans and carries:
- a CDS encoding pyridoxamine 5'-phosphate oxidase family protein: MKEIPETILKAFAEDREGVCCLATASTEGVPNVVYVGIVGHCAEGFFVANNYFNKTKTNLEANPHASLLFLTKERKAYQIKGTVSFHTEGPVYDAMKAINPDKYPGHSAALFTVESIYSGAEQLV
- a CDS encoding efflux RND transporter periplasmic adaptor subunit; translation: MSDEQASRAERRFPWRRTIALLVVALIAVGGSFLLIETGPATSRRPPAPMQANVEAIKLARTDARVVVEGMGAVIPQKSVEIRAQVGGEVVEMGEHFSEGRMLEKGELLLRLDDRDYQIALQQAEANLLQAQSSLAIEDGSQTIARREWELIKEAAEVSGANSSLALREPQLQSAKATVATAQANLDDAKLDLERTRIVAPFNAIVLEKNADMGSYIPQQSTVATLAGLDTYWVQVAVPESQLGWLTIPAPGETSGSRARVYPNSTTSRYREAYVVALLGDLDPAGRMARLLVAVEDPLAIKPENRGQPALLLGDYVRVEIDGTELKDIFQLPRESFHEGSRVWIVGDNDQLEIRPLSPVWMGDESVIVADGLEVGERLVLSNLSMPAPGLKLLVAEVENPLSTNGEAAP
- a CDS encoding CerR family C-terminal domain-containing protein — protein: MSQHVKKACETRERLLKAAAETFAAHGYNRATLAVICQEAGANQAAANYHFGDKLGLYAEALRYAFAEAQREYPLPDMGEAPAEDRLRAYLATHCRRIFDTGAGSLFPRMFVKEMADPTEQLEYIFSEVIECERSALIDIVRELLGEQATEEDRALCRLSIIALFQFFNFSRAIREMAIRTKRHRPFNVDTVIEHTVRFALAGVREKQKEIRDRE
- a CDS encoding efflux RND transporter permease subunit, with the translated sequence MNTPDKLRRRGTIAWMAGHSVTANLLMAVFIVGGLIFALRAKQEIFPEFELDIVNIRVSYPGASPEEVEQSIILPVEEAVQGLDGVKEVTSTASEGSGSVQVELIEGENLQQLAADIKNEVDRITTFPDEAEEPTVSIVSRKRDVVTLAIHGNLDEWTLRSVAETVRDSLLSNGGVTQVELSGARDYEVTITVPRETLRRYGLTLGDVADAINNSALDMAGGGVDTVSGEILVRLKQRRDYAREFADIPIVSGNDGVRVLLKDIATIEDGFEDTDQYAYYNGDRAVLIDVYRIGDQTPIGVASAVRDEVAKLKETLPHGVYIDVLDDRSEIYSQRAELLLKNLMMGLVLVLLVLGVFLEARLAFWVMLGIPISFLGAFLFFPMFDATINMISMFAFIITLGIVVDDAIVVGENIYSHHQSGKPFFLAAIDGTREVAMPVVFSVLTNIAAFMPLFFVPGMMGKIFGVIPVVVISVFSVSLIESLYILPAHLSHQKDIHPHGIGGKLHHLQQRFGKAFTRFVNNRYHPWLSRTLRWRYVVCAIGLCAMSLIFAWVDSGRMRMILMPRVEQDFAYASVELPYGSPVSQTERIRQQVLQAAEAVVAENGGDQLSKGIYSVVGSGGSHIVTFRVYLTDADTRPISTLEFTRKWREKVGTLYGVDTSSFASDRGGPGSGQAVTVELSHRNIPTLEAAAEDLANTLLEYPEVTDANDGFQPGKEQFNLRLKPEGQSLGLTARNVARQVRGSFYGSEALRQLRGRHEIKVMVRLPEAERSSEADVDSLILMTPSGGEVPLADVVTIERDRAFTSISRRDGRRVLSVTADTADPADAPLITADLSAHVLPDLVARYPGLSYSYEGRQADMNDSVQAMIIGLAMTLLAVYALLAIPFNSYLQPAIVMLAIPFGIVGAVIGHIIMGYNLSLMSLLGIVALSGVVVNDSLVLIDFTNRLRKEGRNAAEAVTGAATARFRAIVLTTLTTFGGLFPMILETSRQARFMIPMAISLGFGILFATLITLVLVPCFYVILEDLRGRTHHRPGEIDGEAPAKTV
- a CDS encoding MFS transporter: MNEAQQQQQRPRRLLVLFLAMLSATPPLSTDMYLAAIPHIAEQWDAPISQINLSLVLWFVAFSVSLLFFGALSDRVGRRPVLLGGLLGFSIASALCAMATGPVWFILARILQGVTAAAPSAMTMAYCRDCFEGRVRQQMLAWIGIIISIAPMVAPSVGALILRVATWRIIFLLLSLVGLGLLAIAAFYFRESAAKLEGGGVVAAVKRYARLARNRNFVLANSSMCLLAAPMLGYVGIAGTVYMERYGLSEQTFGLLFAVAPLLSMSGAFTCTRLLQRFSDRQLIFASLCGSVTMSFILLALGNWHFAFFTLGASGFAFFAGLSRPLSNHLILEQVREDIGAASSTIIFTQFMAGAICMAITTAGWSRPVMAYALCILFMPGLILALWPFLMKRLRFQ
- a CDS encoding sigma-70 family RNA polymerase sigma factor, which translates into the protein MKPHTTASKNKPRVMDVIQSELLEEHYPLVNTVVKSMLSYLPRCADFEELHSVGLTGLIAAVQKFDPEQSGTFKAYASLRIRGAILDELRRMDSLPRTRRAKVRELGKVVEELEQKLGRAPRDAEIADAMGLTLAELERYQQKARPVVLVSLDGAPGQDDDTDANLHESIPDQNSRPCYEDLEKSEYIDLMADMIAELPDRQKKVLAMYYYEGMRLAEIAEIFGVSEARICQIHTQALGILRRNIQRVK
- a CDS encoding helix-turn-helix transcriptional regulator, whose amino-acid sequence is MPARLDTFSRYLPPDPQSTRWGWRLIDAGRQQVPAGGDYPLAGHPLAYFFDKNGRRTLPEFQLVMITAGSGHFQSRSCPERTVGAGDTLLLFPGEWHRYGPSPRTGWTEYWLGFEGEEAARIMKTFFSRSQPVQPGAYTAEAIRIFDQLMDWLRHPRPGGEQVTASFIPQLLALLRAGSAGTGTHRGREEELVMAVRARLMADPAERADLPALAAELGVSYSLLRGLFRRHTGHSPRQFENLIRLNRSRDLLAAGESVTATAANLGYASVHYFSRAFKRQFGQAPQQWRERRGMVS
- a CDS encoding efflux transporter outer membrane subunit, with amino-acid sequence MNSLFRMGVTLGAALALAGCQYTAQTPSADTTQPLPSTYGDTDEVSAAAKQEQWWTAFNRPDLNALEDQAMSGNLDLASAWARLRQAQAEAVIAGADLYPSVDASGSWSKTRTFGSGSATTDGWGLGTGIGYEVDLWGRIRAGSESAQAQAEASSFDVQATALTLSGDIASTWIGLLAYREGLRLLNDQVATNRTQLELILLRFANAQSNALAVLQQRQLLAAAEARLPEAERQIRLLQNQMALLLGVPADQVYDLDGNHELPALPPTPSTGIPSDLLTQRPDVRAAYLELESASWNVAGAKADRLPRISLSADATSTAQAFSDVFDSWSGSFVASLAQPLFDAGARQAEVERQLALARQAMLQYRSIVLTAYKEVRDALANEYWYTQALAALDVELVAAKQEFTEAQLRYINGQTDYLDVISSLSTLQGLQRERIDAVSQVLQSRIDLHLALGGNIPLENPQPGPILSPEDTIPFVPAIAEVFNGDSSDAQ
- a CDS encoding L-rhamnose isomerase; protein product: MFDQVKDKYASLGVDVEKALEAMTSTPISLHCWQGDDVGGFEGGDGTLGSGLAVTGNYPGKARSIDELRQDLEQALSLLPGSHRLNLHAMYGDFGGKSVDRDAIEPAHFQSWIDWCRQQGLGMDFNPSCFSHPNADAGFTLSSPDQGIRDFWIAHCRASRQIGAVIGEQLGSPCVTNIWVPDGMKDLPADRLGFRQRLEASLDAVLEEKLSPAHNIDAVESKLFGIGSESFVVGSHEFYMGYAFKNQTALCLDAGHFHPTESIADKISSVLMFVPELLLHVSRGVRWDSDHVVLFDDATQAIMQELVRCDALPRTHIGLDFFDASINRIAAWAIGTRAAQKCLLLALLEPREKLRQAELEGDYTSRLLLLETAKALPWSVVWEEFCRRNNVPGELALADSIRQYERTVLAGRA